A stretch of Brassica rapa cultivar Chiifu-401-42 chromosome A08, CAAS_Brap_v3.01, whole genome shotgun sequence DNA encodes these proteins:
- the LOC103835759 gene encoding indole glucosinolate O-methyltransferase 4 gives MGILNEETLSSNPKSQVVIDDDNELGLMAVRLANAAAFPMVLKAALELGVFDTLYAASVFLSPSEIASRLPTTPRNPEAPALLDRMLRLLASYSVVKCGTVQAEKDQRVYKAEPICRFFLKNNIQDIGSLASQVIVNLDSVFLNTWAQLKDVVLEGGDAFGRAHGGMKLFDYMGTDERFSKLFNQTGFTIAVVKKALEVYQGFKDVDVLVDVGGGVGNTLGVVTSKYPNIKGINFDLTCALAQAPSYPGVEHVAGDMFVEVPKGDTMILKRILHDWTDEDCVKILKNCWKSLPENGKVVVIELVTPDSAESGDINSNIAFDMDMLMFTQCSGGKERSRAEFEALAMESGFTHCKFVCQAYHCWIIEFCKENV, from the exons ATGGGAATCCTTAACGAAGAAACCTTAAGCTCTAACCCCAAAAGCCAAGTTGTTATCGATGATGATAATGAGTTGGGTTTGATGGCCGTGAGATTAGCCAATGCCGCTGCCTTTCCCATGGTTCTCAAAGCTGCCCTTGAGCTCGGTGTCTTTGACACTCTCTACGCTGCCTCAGTGTTCCTCTCACCTTCCGAGATAGCAAGTAGGCTACCAACTACGCCTCGTAACCCTGAGGCGCCGGCTTTGTTGGACAGGATGCTACGTCTACTCGCTAGCTACTCCGTGGTCAAATGCGGTACGGTCCAAGCCGAAAAGGACCAGAGAGTTTACAAAGCCGAGCCAATATGCAGGTTCTTCTTGAAAAATAACATTCAAGATATTGGATCCTTAGCTTCTCAAGTCATTGTCAATTTGGACAGTGTCTTCCTCAACACttg GGCACAATTGAAAGATGTGGTGCTAGAAGGAGGAGATGCATTTGGCCGTGCACATGGTGGCATGAAACTCTTTGACTATATGGGTACAGATGAGAGGTTCAGCAAGCTCTTTAATCAGACAGGATTCACCATCGCTGTCGTGAAGAAGGCTCTTGAAGTTTACCAAGGCTTCAAAGACGTGGATGTGTTGGTTGATGTTGGAGGAGGAGTTGGCAACACTCTTGGTGTTGTTACTTCTAAGTATCCCAATATTAAGGGTATCAACTTTGATCTGACTTGTGCCTTGGCACAAGCACCTTCTTACCCTGGGGTGGAACATGTAGCGGGAGATATGTTCGTAGAGGTTCCAAAGGGAGATACCATGATattaaaa CGTATACTTCATGACTGGACCGACGAAGACTGtgtaaaaattcttaaaaactgTTGGAAATCACTTCCTGAAAATGGCAAAGTGGTAGTGATAGAGCTCGTCACTCCTGATAGTGCTGAGAGTGGAGACATCAATTCGAACATTGCATTTGATATGGATATGTTGATGTTCACACAATGTTCCGGTGGAAAAGAGAGGTCCCGTGCTGAGTTTGAAGCTTTAGCCATGGAATCAGGGTTCACCCACTGCAAATTCGTTTGCCAGGCTTATCACTGCTGGATTATTGAGTTCTGTaaagaaaatgtttaa